A stretch of the Xyrauchen texanus isolate HMW12.3.18 chromosome 20, RBS_HiC_50CHRs, whole genome shotgun sequence genome encodes the following:
- the cisd1 gene encoding CDGSH iron-sulfur domain-containing protein 1: MSASHSFSKAELVTAVSVSFGAAAVGVLIYKTFCNKDKCVKPKVNLDLQKDNPKVVHAFDIEDLGDKAVYCRCWRSKKFPFCDGAHAKHNQETGDNVGPLIIKRKEA, encoded by the exons ATGAGCGCCTCACACTCCTTCAGTAAag CTGAGCTCGTCACTGCAGTCTCTGTGTCATTTGGAGCTGCTGCAGTGGGTGTTCTCATCtacaaaacattttgcaacaaAGACAAATGTGTGAAGCCAAAGGTGAACCTTGATCTTCAGAAAGACAACCCCAAAGTGGTGCATGCATTTGACATCGAGGACCTGGGTGACAAAGCCGTATACTGTAGATGCTGGAGATCCAAAAAG TTTCCATTCTGTGATGGCGCACATGCGAAACACAATCAGGAAACTGGAGACAACGTTGGTCCTCTGATCATAAAACGCAAGGAGGCTTAA